A genomic segment from Triticum dicoccoides isolate Atlit2015 ecotype Zavitan chromosome 1A, WEW_v2.0, whole genome shotgun sequence encodes:
- the LOC119277622 gene encoding annexin D4-like encodes MADEVQALTKAFSGLGGLGVDEPTMVAALANWRRQPEKRSGFRRSFPGLFKEQGVIERCEDEYMLRLAAEFSRFKNLMVLWAMHPWERDARLAHHVLHQAHPAAILVEVACTRSAEELLGARKAYMALFHHSLEEDVAYRAKDKPYCSLLVGLVSAYRYEGPKVSDDTAKAEAKALGAVVKGAAGGRLVENEEVVRILTTRSKPHLVQTFKYYKELHGKHIQEDLGSEEALREAVRCLATPERYFSQVMAAALREGADHHGKEALARVAVTRSDVDMDAIRAAYQEQFGAKLEDAVAGSAHGHFKDAIVSLIVGK; translated from the exons ATGGCCGACGAAGTTCAGGCGCTCACCAAGGCCTTCTCAG GTCTGGGAGGCCTGGGCGTGGACGAGCCGACGATGGTGGCGGCGCTGGCGAACTGGCGGAGGCAGCCGGAGAAGCGGTCCGGGTTCCGGAGGAGCTTCCCGGGGCTGTTCAAGGAGCAGGGCGTGATCGAGCGGTGCGAGGACGAGTACATGCTGCGCCTggccgccgagttctcccgcttcaAGAACCTCATGGTGCTGTGGGCGATGCACCCGTGGGAGCGCGACGCCCGCCTCGCGCACCACGTCCTCCACCAGGCCCACCCGGCCGCCATCCTCGTGGAGGTCGCCTGCACCCGCTCCGCTGAGGAGCTCCTCGGCGCGCGCAAGGCCTACATGGCGCTCTTCCACCACTCCCTCGAGGAGGACGTCGCCTACCGCGCCAAGGACAAGCCCTACTGCAGc CTGCTGGTGGGGCTGGTGAGCGCGTACCGGTACGAAGGGCCCAAGGTGAGCGACGACACGGCCAAGGCGGAGGCCAAGGCGCTGGGCGCGGTGGTGAAGGGCGCCGCCGGCGGCAGGCTGGTGGAGAACGAGGAGGTGGTCAGGATCCTCACCACCAGGAGCAAGCCGCACCTCGTCCAGACCTTCAAGTACTACAAGGAGCTGCACGGCAAGCACATCCAGGAGGATCTGGGAAGCGAGGAGGCTCTGAGGGAGGCCGTGCGGTGCCTGGCGACGCCGGAGAGGTACTTCAGCCAGGTGATGGCGGCGGCGCTGAGGGAGGGCGCGGACCACCACGGCAAGGAGGCCCTGGCGCGGGTGGCTGTGACGCGGTCGGACGTGGACATGGACGCCATCCGGGCGGCCTACCAGGAGCAGTTCGGGGCCAAGCTCGAGGACGCCGTCGCCGGCAGCGCGCACGGCCACTTCAAGGACGCGATCGTCTCCCTCATCGTCGGCAAGTAA
- the LOC119277651 gene encoding mitochondrial fission 1 protein A-like, with the protein MEAQMSKFFESVGSFFSGGDNIPWCDRDIIAGCEREVAEAATEEQKNDSIMRLSWALVHSKQTDDVNRGIGMIEASLDKTTSPLQTREKLYLLAVGHYRNGNYVRSRQLADRCLEIQPDWRQASSLKKAIEDKIAKDGVIGIGIATTAVGLIVGGIAAALARKK; encoded by the exons ATGGAGGCGCAGATGAGCAAGTTCTTCGAGTCGGTGGGCTCCTTCTTCTCCGGCGGCGACAACATCCCCTGGTGCGACCGCGACATCATCGCC GGATGTGAAAGAGAGGTTGCTGAGGCTGCAACCGAGGAACAGAAAAATGATAGCATCATGAGGCTATCTTGGGCTCTCGTCCATTCCAAGCAGACTGATGATGTGAACCGTGGAATTGGCATGATTGAAG CTTCTCTTGATAAAACCACCAGCCCACTGCAGACTAGAGAAAAGTTGTATTTGCTGGCTGTTGGGCACTACAGAAATGGTAACTATGTAAGGAGCCGGCAACTTGCGGACCGTTGTTTGGAG ATTCAACCAGATTGGAGGCAGGCATCATCTCTGAAGAAGGCAATAGAGGATAAAATTGCTAAAG ATGGTGTGATTGGCATAGGAATCGCCACAACTGCAGTAGGACTTATCGTCGGTGGGATCGCAGCTGCTCTTGCAAGGAAGAAGTGA
- the LOC119277644 gene encoding annexin D3-like → MCGWCGCLECIHNIPPLNLLFLHFSSAARTGREGEEGARTLSPMASISVPDPAPSPTEDAESIRKAVQGWGTDENALIEILGHRTAAQRAEIAVAYEGLYDKPLLRTLQDELSSHFKGAMTLWAMDPAARDAKLAYKALRKKGGDRHAWVLIEVACASSPDHLVAVRKAYCSAYDSSLEEDVAACPLYKDPLKQFLVRLVSSYRHGGEHVDGELARAEAAELHGAVAAKKQPLHGDVVRIVSSRSKPQLKATFQHYKREHGKAIDEVLEGNRNDKLSAMLKTAVWCLTSPEKHFAEVIRSSIIGLGTDEESLTRAIVSRAEVDLKKVKEEYKVRYKTTVTKDVVGDTSGYYQGILLTLIGAE, encoded by the exons ATGTGTGGCTGGTGCGGCTGCCTCGAGTGCATCCATAACATCCCTCCCCTcaatctcctcttcctccacttctcCTCGGCTGCACGGACGGGAAGGGAGGGAGAAGAAGGAGCGCGAACGCTCAGCCCCATGGCCTCCATCTCGGTCCCGGACCCCGCCCCTTCCCCGACCGAGGATGCAGAGAGCATCAGAAAAGCAGTGCAAG GGTGGGGGACGGACGAGAACGCGCTGATCGAGATCCTGGGCCACCGGACGGCGGCGCAGCGCGCGGAGATCGCCGTCGCCTACGAGGGCCTCTACGACAAGCCCCTCCTCCGCACGCTCCAGGACGAGCTCTCCAGCCACTTCAAG GGCGCGATGACGCTGTGGGCGATGGACCCGGCGGCGCGGGACGCCAAGCTGGCCTACAAGGCCCTCAGGAAGAAGGGCGGCGACCGGCACGCCTGGGTGCTCATCGAGGTCGCCTGCGCGTCGTCGCCGGACCACCTCGTCGCCGTCAGGAAGGCCTACTGCTCCGCCTACGACTCGTCGCTCGAGGAGGACGTCGCCGCCTGCCCGCTCTACAAGGACCCCCTCAAGCAG TTCTTGGTGCGCCTGGTGAGCTCGTACCGCCACGGCGGCgagcacgtcgacggcgagctggcGAGGGCCGAGGCGGCCGAGCTGCACGGCGCGGTGGCGGCCAAGAAGCAGCCGCTGCACGGGGACGTGGTCCGCATCGTCAGCTCCAGGAGCAAGCCGCAGCTCAAGGCGACGTTCCAGCACTACAAGCGAGAGCACGGCAAGGCCATCGACGAG GTTCTCGAGGGCAATCGCAACGACAAGCTGTCGGCGATGCTGAAAACTGCGGTCTGGTGCCTGACATCGCCGGAGAAGCACTTCGCAGAG GTGATCCGGAGCTCGATCATCGGGCTCGGCACCGACGAGGAATCCCTGACCAGAGCAATTGTCTCGCGCGCCGAGGTCGACTTGAAGAAAGTGAAGGAGGAATACAAGGTGAGGTACAAGACGACGGTGACCAAGGATGTCGTCGGAGACACCTCCGGGTACTACCAGGGCATCCTGCTCACCCTCATCGGGGCCGAGTAG